From the genome of Nocardia sp. NBC_01503, one region includes:
- a CDS encoding tRNA (adenine-N1)-methyltransferase: MTARPTGPFQIGDRVQLTDAKGRKFTVILAEGGTFHTHAGEIAHDDLIGADEGSIVTSAKNTAYLALRPLLTDYVLSMPRGAAVIYPKDAAQIVHEGDIFPGAKVLEAGAGSGALTCSLLRAVGPEGKVFSWEIREDHAEHAVRNVERFFGERPDNWELTLGDLAEYEGEQVDRVILDMLKPWDTLEAVAKALVPGGVLMVYVATTTQMSEVVEHLRRMECWTEPRAWESMVRGWHVVGLAVRPEHRMQGHTAFLVSARRLADGVVAPKPQRRAGKG; encoded by the coding sequence ATGACGGCCAGACCGACCGGGCCTTTCCAGATCGGCGACCGGGTTCAGCTGACCGACGCCAAAGGGCGCAAGTTCACGGTCATCCTCGCGGAGGGCGGCACCTTCCACACCCACGCGGGCGAGATCGCGCACGACGATCTGATCGGTGCGGACGAGGGCAGCATCGTCACCTCCGCCAAGAACACCGCCTATCTGGCGCTGCGGCCGCTGCTGACCGACTACGTGCTCTCCATGCCGCGCGGTGCGGCGGTCATCTACCCCAAGGACGCCGCGCAGATCGTGCACGAGGGTGACATCTTCCCCGGTGCCAAGGTGCTGGAGGCCGGTGCGGGTTCGGGTGCGCTCACCTGCTCGCTGCTGCGCGCGGTCGGCCCGGAGGGCAAGGTCTTCTCCTGGGAGATCCGCGAGGATCATGCCGAACACGCCGTACGAAATGTGGAGCGGTTCTTCGGCGAACGCCCCGACAACTGGGAACTGACCCTCGGCGATCTCGCCGAGTACGAGGGCGAACAGGTCGACCGGGTCATCCTGGACATGCTCAAGCCGTGGGACACCCTCGAGGCCGTCGCCAAGGCGCTCGTCCCCGGTGGCGTGCTCATGGTCTACGTCGCCACCACCACCCAGATGTCCGAGGTGGTCGAGCACCTGCGCCGCATGGAGTGCTGGACCGAACCGCGCGCCTGGGAGTCCATGGTCCGCGGCTGGCATGTGGTCGGCCTGGCCGTGCGCCCCGAGCATCGCATGCAGGGCCATACGGCCTTCCTGGTGAGCGCTCGCCGCCTGGCAGACGGCGTGGTCGCCCCCAAGCCGCAGCGCCGCGCGGGCAAGGGCTAG
- a CDS encoding choline/carnitine O-acyltransferase: MSERTFAHDDQLPRVPLPTLEESCTRFLHWCAPLLTGDEYAATAATVEDLLRPDSPARILHADLRRFDAEPGVGSWLDEFWPSRYLGRRDRIALNANFFFLFRDDTVLASSTGAGQSARAAALISAAVDYKLLLDAEEIPPVTQRGQRLNMAQNKFLFSETRIPGTPQDTVRVPYSDEWPGPSDARHIVVLYRGNMFRMDVLGPNGAPYSPEDLAAGLEAVMKAGARRAPVNASAGHLTTLARKDWAPLYEQLRTTNAAAFDTVETALFCLCLEDFTPRDTLHACDQLLHGDSGNRWFDKAVSFIVFADGQAGINIEHCGLDGTTILSFVDALLETPVAEHAARSGAQPQGLPASEPIEFVLDDTQKSRTAAAAAAFAQYELDNATSTVSFDFGTSHIKTLGISPDAFAQLSYQLAHKRSKGLTGATYESIATRQFRNGRTEAMRVVTPEILEFIAAMENPAANDDRKREAVRAAATAHVRRAQECQRGEAPEQHLWELQMIQGRRGDKLGATAPMAFYDSPGWRIARDDFLSTSSAPSVNIQYFGFGSTSPTCIGIAYVLLPDRWNLYLATPKSVAQQMHDFAAQLRTAAAELENLLAG, from the coding sequence TTGAGCGAACGGACCTTCGCCCACGACGACCAGCTGCCGCGGGTGCCGCTCCCCACCTTGGAGGAGAGCTGCACCCGCTTCCTGCACTGGTGCGCGCCGCTGCTCACCGGCGACGAGTACGCCGCCACCGCGGCGACCGTCGAGGATCTGCTACGCCCCGACAGCCCGGCCCGCATCCTGCACGCGGATCTGCGGCGGTTCGACGCGGAACCGGGTGTGGGCAGCTGGCTGGACGAATTCTGGCCCTCGCGCTACCTGGGCCGCCGCGACCGAATCGCGTTGAACGCCAACTTCTTCTTCCTGTTCCGCGATGACACGGTGCTGGCATCGTCCACCGGCGCCGGACAGAGCGCGCGGGCGGCGGCGCTGATCAGCGCGGCGGTCGATTACAAGCTGCTGCTCGACGCCGAGGAGATCCCGCCGGTCACCCAGCGCGGGCAGCGACTCAATATGGCGCAGAACAAGTTCCTGTTCTCCGAGACCCGGATTCCCGGGACTCCGCAGGACACGGTGCGGGTGCCGTACAGCGACGAATGGCCCGGGCCTTCGGATGCTCGGCATATCGTTGTCCTGTACCGCGGCAATATGTTTCGGATGGACGTGCTCGGGCCGAACGGTGCGCCGTACTCGCCCGAGGATCTGGCCGCCGGACTGGAAGCGGTGATGAAGGCCGGGGCGCGGCGCGCACCGGTCAATGCCTCTGCCGGGCATCTGACCACCCTGGCCCGTAAGGACTGGGCTCCGCTGTACGAGCAACTGCGCACGACCAACGCCGCCGCCTTCGATACCGTCGAAACCGCGCTGTTCTGTCTCTGCCTGGAGGATTTCACCCCGCGTGACACCCTGCACGCGTGTGATCAACTCCTGCACGGGGACAGCGGGAATCGCTGGTTCGACAAGGCGGTGTCGTTCATCGTCTTCGCCGACGGCCAGGCCGGAATCAATATCGAGCACTGCGGGCTGGACGGCACCACCATCCTGTCCTTCGTCGACGCGCTGCTGGAGACCCCGGTCGCTGAGCATGCCGCGCGATCGGGTGCGCAGCCGCAGGGGCTGCCCGCCTCCGAGCCCATCGAATTCGTCCTCGATGACACGCAGAAGTCCCGAACGGCCGCCGCGGCAGCGGCTTTCGCGCAGTACGAGTTGGACAATGCCACGAGTACGGTGTCGTTCGACTTCGGCACCTCGCATATCAAGACCCTGGGTATCTCCCCGGATGCGTTCGCGCAGTTGAGCTATCAGCTCGCGCACAAGCGCAGCAAGGGGCTCACCGGGGCCACCTATGAATCCATCGCCACCCGGCAGTTCCGTAACGGCCGCACCGAGGCCATGCGCGTGGTGACCCCGGAGATTCTGGAATTCATTGCCGCCATGGAGAATCCGGCCGCCAATGACGACCGCAAGCGGGAGGCCGTGCGGGCGGCCGCCACCGCGCATGTGCGGCGGGCGCAGGAGTGTCAGCGCGGTGAGGCTCCCGAGCAACACCTCTGGGAGTTGCAGATGATCCAGGGGCGGCGCGGTGACAAGCTCGGCGCCACAGCGCCGATGGCGTTCTACGACAGTCCGGGCTGGCGGATCGCCCGCGACGATTTCCTGAGCACCAGCTCCGCGCCCTCGGTGAATATCCAGTACTTCGGTTTCGGCTCCACCAGCCCGACCTGTATCGGCATCGCCTATGTGCTGCTGCCCGATCGCTGGAACCTCTACCTGGCCACCCCCAAATCCGTTGCGCAGCAGATGCACGATTTCGCGGCGCAACTGCGAACGGCCGCAGCGGAGTTGGAGAACTTGCTGGCCGGATGA
- the hisG gene encoding ATP phosphoribosyltransferase — protein sequence MLRVAVPNKGSLSEMAVAILGEAGYRGRKDARDLTVLDPVNQVEFFFLRPKDIAIYVGSGELDLGITGRDLALDSGAPVQERLALGFGGSTFRYAAPAGREWKVEDLYDKRIATSYPNLVLTDLKARGIEAEVIRLDGAVEISIQLGVADAIADVVGSGRTLRQHNLVAFGESLVDSEGVLIEAKGADQHNKARNQLVARIQGVVFAQQYLMLDYDCPKSLLEAAVEITPGLESPTVSPLTDPEWVAVRALVPRKNGNELMDKLADLGAKAILATDIRSCRAF from the coding sequence ATGCTTCGCGTCGCCGTCCCAAATAAGGGCTCGCTGTCGGAGATGGCCGTGGCCATCCTCGGCGAGGCCGGATACCGCGGTCGCAAGGATGCCCGCGACCTGACCGTGCTGGATCCGGTCAACCAGGTCGAGTTCTTCTTCCTGCGCCCCAAGGACATTGCCATCTACGTCGGCTCCGGTGAGCTCGACCTCGGCATCACCGGTCGCGACCTCGCATTGGATTCCGGTGCGCCCGTTCAGGAACGCCTGGCCCTGGGCTTCGGCGGCTCCACCTTCCGCTATGCCGCCCCCGCGGGGCGCGAATGGAAGGTCGAGGACCTCTACGACAAGCGCATCGCCACCTCGTACCCCAACCTGGTCCTGACCGATCTGAAGGCCCGGGGCATCGAAGCCGAGGTCATCCGCCTCGACGGCGCGGTCGAGATCTCCATTCAGCTCGGTGTCGCCGATGCCATCGCCGATGTGGTCGGCTCCGGCCGCACCCTGCGCCAGCACAATCTGGTCGCCTTCGGTGAATCGCTCGTCGACTCCGAGGGCGTGCTCATCGAGGCCAAGGGCGCCGATCAGCACAACAAGGCCCGCAACCAGTTGGTCGCCCGCATCCAGGGTGTCGTCTTCGCCCAGCAGTACCTGATGCTCGACTACGACTGCCCCAAGTCGCTGCTCGAGGCCGCCGTCGAGATCACCCCCGGCCTGGAGTCGCCGACCGTCTCCCCGCTGACCGATCCGGAGTGGGTCGCCGTGCGCGCCCTGGTCCCGCGTAAGAACGGCAACGAGCTGATGGACAAGCTCGCCGACCTCGGCGCCAAGGCCATCCTGGCCACCGACATTCGCTCCTGCCGCGCCTTCTAG
- a CDS encoding RecB family exonuclease translates to MSVPAITTPDSAGAKPRRLALSPSRAMDFKQCPLKYRLRAIDRIPEAPSRVAVRGTLVHAVLEALFGLPAPERDLAHAGDLIAPAWTRLLESRPETVDLIAEEELAGFLAEAYSLVEVYFRLEDPTAFEPRSLEAFVETELPDGTPLRGFVDRIDSSADGSLHVIDYKTGRSPSPERETRALFQLKFYALVLMRTLGTTPAELRLMYLADEQVLSYEPDAEELLRFERIVSALWQAIESASKTGDFPPSRSWLCQYCDFKPLCPEFGGTPPPFPTAAPIEDTVTVLTETAD, encoded by the coding sequence ATGTCGGTACCCGCGATCACTACCCCGGACTCCGCGGGCGCCAAGCCGCGCAGGCTCGCACTCTCGCCTTCGCGCGCAATGGATTTCAAACAGTGCCCGCTGAAGTATCGGCTACGTGCCATAGACAGGATTCCGGAGGCCCCCTCGCGCGTGGCGGTGCGCGGCACGCTCGTGCACGCGGTCCTGGAGGCGCTCTTCGGCCTACCCGCCCCCGAGCGCGATCTCGCGCACGCGGGCGATCTCATCGCCCCGGCGTGGACGCGCCTGCTGGAGTCCCGCCCCGAAACAGTCGACCTGATTGCCGAGGAGGAACTGGCGGGCTTCCTGGCCGAGGCGTACAGCCTCGTCGAGGTCTATTTCCGGCTGGAGGACCCCACCGCCTTCGAACCCCGATCCCTCGAGGCGTTCGTGGAGACCGAACTTCCCGATGGCACGCCGCTGCGCGGCTTCGTCGACCGCATCGACTCCTCGGCCGATGGATCCCTGCACGTCATCGACTATAAAACCGGCCGCTCCCCCAGCCCCGAACGTGAAACCAGAGCCCTCTTCCAGCTCAAGTTCTACGCCCTGGTCCTCATGCGCACCCTCGGGACAACCCCCGCCGAACTCCGCCTGATGTACCTGGCCGATGAACAGGTGCTGAGCTACGAACCGGATGCCGAAGAGTTGCTCCGCTTCGAACGCATAGTCTCCGCTCTCTGGCAGGCCATCGAATCCGCGTCCAAGACAGGCGATTTCCCACCCAGCCGCTCCTGGCTCTGCCAGTACTGCGACTTCAAACCGCTGTGCCCCGAATTCGGCGGCACCCCACCGCCTTTCCCGACCGCAGCCCCCATCGAGGACACCGTAACCGTTCTCACCGAGACCGCCGACTGA
- a CDS encoding phosphoribosyl-ATP diphosphatase yields the protein MKSFEALFAELQDRAVNRPDGSGTVAALDAGVHAQGKKVLEEAGEVWLAAEHESDESLSEEISQLLYWVQVLMVGRGLRLEDVYRHL from the coding sequence GTGAAGTCTTTCGAAGCCCTGTTCGCCGAGCTACAGGATCGTGCTGTCAACCGACCCGATGGGTCAGGAACCGTCGCCGCTTTGGACGCCGGTGTACACGCGCAGGGCAAGAAGGTGTTGGAGGAGGCCGGCGAGGTATGGCTGGCCGCGGAGCATGAGAGCGATGAGTCGCTGTCGGAGGAGATCTCCCAGCTGCTCTATTGGGTTCAGGTGCTGATGGTGGGCCGCGGTCTGCGGCTCGAAGACGTGTACCGACATCTGTGA
- a CDS encoding TerD family protein: MITLKKEDGAADLGGITKMSVGVSWDPSAGSSGGLLGIARRKKGVDLDLIAVLMQGSEPVRFAGLDSLDPFGNGSVQHTGDEQTGAASGDDETVHVTFATVPPAIDSIIFVAAAFKKGSSFEKANNVSFKIYDATGGTTQQVADIWPSLLGADNANAIARAFRSGPAWQLEVLDRKGKVKQGDMQALLRFAMA; this comes from the coding sequence GTGATTACGCTCAAGAAAGAAGACGGCGCAGCGGATCTCGGCGGCATCACCAAGATGAGTGTCGGGGTGAGCTGGGATCCGTCAGCCGGAAGCAGTGGTGGACTACTCGGTATCGCACGCCGCAAGAAGGGCGTCGATCTGGATCTGATCGCAGTACTCATGCAGGGCAGCGAACCCGTGCGCTTCGCCGGCCTGGACTCCCTCGACCCGTTCGGCAACGGTTCGGTGCAGCACACCGGCGACGAACAGACCGGTGCGGCCTCCGGCGACGATGAGACCGTGCACGTCACCTTCGCCACGGTGCCGCCCGCCATCGACTCGATCATCTTCGTCGCGGCCGCCTTCAAGAAGGGCAGCAGCTTCGAGAAGGCCAACAACGTCTCGTTCAAGATCTACGACGCCACCGGCGGGACCACCCAGCAGGTGGCCGATATCTGGCCGTCCCTGCTCGGTGCCGACAATGCCAATGCCATCGCCCGGGCCTTCCGCAGCGGCCCGGCCTGGCAGCTCGAGGTCCTGGACCGCAAAGGCAAAGTGAAGCAGGGCGATATGCAGGCGCTGCTCCGATTCGCCATGGCCTGA